The sequence below is a genomic window from Zygosaccharomyces rouxii strain CBS732 chromosome D complete sequence.
TCAGTACAATTCCAATTATTAGTCCCACATAATCTAACCAAGGGAAAAGGGGAGCCTTATAGGGGAGACTCTCTAGTGAATAACCTTGTTTGATCCATCCCTTCCTGAATCGAATATGTATAACACAGATACCGGTCCAAACAATAAAGGATGCCACACCTCCCACATTCACGATATAACTATAAGCATTCGAAGAACCCGAACTGTAAGataatattgataaaaacCCCAAAATATGGCAAGAATGAATGGCCACATAGGGAATACCTCTACTATTAACTTTAGTGAATATCTTTGGACCATAGCCAGCTTTACAAAGTGTGAATAGAGATCTGGATGCAAAATAGATGGCTGTATTGATTGAAGAAATGCATGTTATCCAAATCATAGTAGCCAcgaaatatttggaatttttccatcCGGCTTCAGTCATGGCAATAGTCATAGGGGATTTCATGGCCGATTGGTGATTATTCAAAATGGGATCATCATAAGGAACAGTAATACCATAAAAGATTGTTAATCCGTAATAAACGAAAAAAATTCGAAACACAGTGTTCTTCACTGCTTTGGGGATCGCTCTTCTAGGATTGCGCGCTTCTGCCGCTATCACAGATACACCTTCTACACCTGAATAAAACACGCCAGCGTAAACAAATGAATTGGCAATTCCTTTGAAGCCACTCTTCAGAGGGTGCGTACCAAAGGGATTGTCAGGTTTGTGTCCCTTGATGCCGCCGGCTGCGTAAACAATAGAGAAGATGTAGTAGCCTGATAAATAGAAAAGCTTGACAAAACCTAAGATATATTCGCACTCTCCCCACCAGGAGACATCAAAAAGCTGGAACACACTGAACGCGGCCCAAAAGATTAAGTACCATCCATAGGTAGGTATTTTGGTCGTATAGGCTTCCATGCTAGAGGTTAATGAGGTATATTCACCGATGATATTTGTTACCCATAAAATGACGTAGTATATTGCCAAGGTAGCACCAAACCCTTGTGAAACGTATCTAGAGCCATGGATGGCAAAGTGGAAATCAAATGCTGAATTTAATTCGCCAATACATGCCATCATGGATAACACCAGTACTCCTACAATACTGAAGCCCACAATAAGACCAACAGGGCCACCTTTAGCAAGCGCCGTTCCCATACCTATGAAAACACCAGGCCCTATAATCCCACATAATGCGATTAAGTTGATCATTCGATCTTTGAGACCTGCTttcaatccattttcaaGGATTGTATCACCATGATCATTATTGTGATATCCAACTTTGTTGGAAGCTATTGAGTAAGTTTCTATGTCCTGAGGATCCTTTGTATCCTCCATAGTTCGTTCGTCATTTCCTCTTTGTGAACTTTATGGTTCTCATGTTTGTCCAACCCCCAATACTTGGTACTTTAAAAGCATTTCCTTTTGATATGATTAAACGCGGATTAATCTTcttttattgaaaaatgtggCAAATGCTTGCTTGATACACATTCTTTTGATTACCCTTGATAAGGATCTTCACGGATTAAGACCGATTTTAGACCTCGACTTCCCTTATACTAGGGACGGTTTTGACGAAAGATAGGCATGTCGCGCTGTAAATGGGAGATGAGAAAAAAACCAGGGAAACCGATAACAATTATTAACAACCTAGTTATCTGGTCGTAAAGTTTCATGTAAGACCATTTCTTGGTTGTAAGCTTATTAAaagaaagggaaaaaaatggagTTTAACAAAAACATCTTAAAATGACCAAATAGTTGGGTGCAATGTCAATTGATGAGAGGTTTGAATCACTGTGTCAAAAGGTACCCATCGTGGATACTCATAACGATTTTCCTTACCTCTTGAGAGTTCAATTGCACAATGAATTACACTGTGATGGTAACAAGTTTGATTTTGGATCCATGCTAACTAGTCATACCGATCTCGTGCGATTAAAGAAGGGAAAAGTTGGTATTCAGTTCTTTAGCTGTTTCATTGAGTGCAAAGACGATGATTACCTGTATGAGGATTTTAATAAGCCAAATGCTGCCGTAAGAGATACACTCGAGCAAATAGACGTAGTCCAAAGGCTTGCTGACGAGTATCCTGGAGAGCTTAATTTTGTCGAAACGGCAGACGAAGCCTTGGAAAGCTTCACACGGAGTCATGGACAATCTATTTCTATTACATTGGGTATTGAAGGTTTACATCAGTGCGATTTATCATTAGCAGTGCTAAGGCAGTACTATCGTTTGGGTGTACGTTATATCACCTTAACCCACAATTGCGATAACCCTTTTGCGACTGCCGCTTCCTCCATTGCCGCAGGTAAACCCGATCATGGCTTGACGTGTTATGGTGTTGATTGCATTAAGGAGATGAACCGACTCGGTCTGATTGTAGATCTTAGTCATGTTTCCCACAAAACCATGGTCGATACTTTGAAAGTGACAAGGGCACCAGTTATCTTTTCTCATAGTTCTGTCTATACTCTTACAAACCATGAGAGAAACGTTAGAGACGATGTCCTGCAAATGGTTAAGAATAACGGTGGTGTAGTttgcatcaatttcttcccCGTATTTCTGCAAAGGCAGGCGGGTGGGGAAGTGACCATTGATGATGCTGTTAGGCATATAAAATATGTAGTAGACACTATAGGTTGGGATCATGTAGGTCTAGGTTCTGATTTCGATGGCATACCAAAGGGTCCTATTGGTCTTGAAGATGTTTCCAAATATCCAGATTTAATCAGAAGAGTATGGGAGGAAACCGGTGCTGCTGAGAAGGATATAGCCAAGTTGATGGGCTTGAATGTATTCAGAGTCTGGAAAAGGTGCGAAGATGTAGCTAAAAGCTGGGATCAAAGTGATACACCTGTGGAAAGCAATTGGTCCGAAAGGAGGTGGGAATTTTTTGAGTACTGTAAGGATTTTCCAGAAATATACCCTGGAAGCTTTACCGCCCAGCAAAATGTCTATAAGGACACTCAATTACTTGATAATTCGAAAAAATAATAGAAAGGTCGAATACGTATCTACGTATAATATTGCTGTATCACTTTTTTCATTCCCTTAAAAATTAGCCGCGCGGCGGCCCGTCAGGGTATAAAAGGAGAGGAAAGCAGGAACCCTTTCCTTTTTCACCTTTAGTTCTTTTCCTAGTTCAAAAAAAGGAATCACTTGCAAGGAATAGGACAGCTATATGAAGAGAATTAGAGTGTTATATGGCAAGTAAGACACATCCCAATGCCACCGAGTACAGTAAACTTCGCCATACTTACGTTTGCTCAATCATCTTTCTCTAGAGCATCTATTAGGCCGCATATGTGAAAAAATAGATGGGTTGGAATTAGCTAATTTTTAGCCGCTGATGTATCTCATCACGCGATACTCACGTGGTGTTATTCTGATCCAAGAAAAATTAGCGGAATTCTTCCGAATCGAATTACAGGAAGCTCCCTTTTCCGGATTCCACTAAATGATGAGCTTCCTCTATTTGGAGATTCCGAAAATGACATCAAGCTAC
It includes:
- a CDS encoding uncharacterized protein (similar to uniprot|O59831 Schizosaccharomyces pombe SPCC965 Putative amino-acid permease C965.11c and weakly similar to YFL055W uniprot|P43548 Saccharomyces cerevisiae YFL055W AGP3 Low-affinity amino acid permease may act to supply the cell with amino acids as nitrogen source in nitrogen-poor conditions transcription is induced under conditions of sulfur limitation) — encoded protein: MEDTKDPQDIETYSIASNKVGYHNNDHGDTILENGLKAGLKDRMINLIALCGIIGPGVFIGMGTALAKGGPVGLIVGFSIVGVLVLSMMACIGELNSAFDFHFAIHGSRYVSQGFGATLAIYYVILWVTNIIGEYTSLTSSMEAYTTKIPTYGWYLIFWAAFSVFQLFDVSWWGECEYILGFVKLFYLSGYYIFSIVYAAGGIKGHKPDNPFGTHPLKSGFKGIANSFVYAGVFYSGVEGVSVIAAEARNPRRAIPKAVKNTVFRIFFVYYGLTIFYGITVPYDDPILNNHQSAMKSPMTIAMTEAGWKNSKYFVATMIWITCISSINTAIYFASRSLFTLCKAGYGPKIFTKVNSRGIPYVAIHSCHILGFLSILSYSSGSSNAYSYIVNVGGVASFIVWTGICVIHIRFRKGWIKQGYSLESLPYKAPLFPWLDYVGLIIGIVLTLVQGWSCFKPFDYKAFIDGYILLALFPVFWFCYDFFYFKKGFIKYKEMDFETGRRPDLDDNSGLETGKTELLNQKETSSMEFIVEEVEGTKGSTLKEKS
- a CDS encoding dipeptidase (similar to uniprot|O59832 Schizosaccharomyces pombe SPCC965 SPCC965.12 protein) — encoded protein: MSIDERFESLCQKVPIVDTHNDFPYLLRVQLHNELHCDGNKFDFGSMLTSHTDLVRLKKGKVGIQFFSCFIECKDDDYLYEDFNKPNAAVRDTLEQIDVVQRLADEYPGELNFVETADEALESFTRSHGQSISITLGIEGLHQCDLSLAVLRQYYRLGVRYITLTHNCDNPFATAASSIAAGKPDHGLTCYGVDCIKEMNRLGLIVDLSHVSHKTMVDTLKVTRAPVIFSHSSVYTLTNHERNVRDDVLQMVKNNGGVVCINFFPVFLQRQAGGEVTIDDAVRHIKYVVDTIGWDHVGLGSDFDGIPKGPIGLEDVSKYPDLIRRVWEETGAAEKDIAKLMGLNVFRVWKRCEDVAKSWDQSDTPVESNWSERRWEFFEYCKDFPEIYPGSFTAQQNVYKDTQLLDNSKK